A region from the Enterobacter roggenkampii genome encodes:
- a CDS encoding EAL domain-containing protein, which yields MTLPLNNPGFTDAEPSKGLINKTFTYIVTLLISIFIAAIISLLLIKNNVNKISDKHDEFLLRKALDSRQESMRSHLKDNAEWGDAYKHLHLNTDVHWAWDKQNLGKSLYDNFGYEGVFILSPEGTTRYSVLDGKLKLQDLGRWLDKSTKERLLREVSVNNGLPVSILTLIDSIPAIVSAEWITTGDDASVQPLPGKPSIMVFVDKLTAKKLLAIGQDAGIKNVRTSPDAVTSQINNQTEFTLSTQNGDVQIIWDGENPGQALIIYFLPLLILSVILTVSMTVILMRHIMQKARMLDENTFLLEQARLNLITSEKRFRDVSETTSDWFWETDLSLKITWLSGRFSTVTGYENSKWIGRRLDELFPSTTGLLQDCVRFRELTERFEFKSCPYIHAQQSTAYCTLLAKLSAQPDGTVVLRGAATDVSLEVEATKRVEFLSRHDELTGLPNRYHIKEFLAGQLAKEDLNHYPFAMICLDLDKFKPVNDIFGHSTGDALLGEVALRLKNCVRRGDFVARQGGDEFMLLLGNTSQKDQIDEVCHRIVQELNRPFSIEGNDVAIGVSMGIALAPLDSSSANDLLRYADIALYQAKQSGRNRWVYYRPDMSEKLTERRKLELELKTAIREEQLYLVYQPRYNLRYSKIEAVEALVRWQHPHRGTMMPDQFIPLAEETGLIINLSNWVIRKACAETKDKLPGLSVSVNISAIEFQASDLAERIKEILHETGLEPDRLEIEVTENVTLSDPEKTLQTMKALKKMGVRILIDDFGTGYASLSYLRKFQFDGLKLDKSFIFTLADSPQNQSVVEKIIDLGKAYSMAVTAEGVETTEQLSFLKKNRCDEVQGYLLGKPASITELNLNANRIDL from the coding sequence ATGACCCTACCTCTGAACAATCCCGGTTTTACGGATGCCGAGCCTTCTAAGGGGCTGATAAATAAAACCTTTACCTATATAGTGACATTGTTGATAAGTATTTTCATTGCGGCAATAATTTCCCTGCTATTAATAAAGAATAATGTTAATAAAATCAGCGATAAGCACGATGAATTTTTGTTAAGGAAAGCCCTGGATTCCCGCCAGGAAAGCATGCGAAGTCACTTGAAAGATAATGCTGAATGGGGAGATGCCTACAAACATCTTCATTTGAACACTGACGTTCACTGGGCATGGGATAAGCAGAACCTGGGTAAGTCCCTGTATGACAACTTTGGCTACGAAGGGGTGTTTATTCTCTCCCCGGAAGGAACCACGCGATACAGCGTGCTTGACGGGAAACTGAAGCTTCAGGATCTCGGGCGCTGGTTAGATAAATCAACCAAGGAGCGATTACTCCGTGAGGTGAGCGTTAACAATGGATTGCCGGTTTCTATACTCACGCTTATCGATTCCATTCCAGCCATTGTTTCTGCTGAATGGATAACAACGGGCGATGACGCGAGCGTGCAACCCTTGCCGGGGAAACCGTCGATAATGGTGTTTGTAGACAAGTTAACGGCTAAAAAACTCCTCGCGATTGGGCAGGATGCCGGTATTAAAAATGTTCGTACGTCACCTGATGCAGTCACTTCTCAAATAAACAATCAAACAGAATTTACCTTAAGCACCCAGAATGGTGATGTGCAAATTATCTGGGACGGTGAAAACCCCGGCCAGGCGTTGATTATTTATTTTTTACCATTACTCATTCTTTCAGTTATTCTGACGGTATCGATGACGGTTATTCTCATGCGCCATATTATGCAGAAGGCGAGAATGCTTGACGAAAATACCTTTCTCCTCGAGCAGGCGCGGTTGAATCTTATCACCAGTGAAAAACGATTCCGGGACGTCAGTGAAACAACCAGCGACTGGTTCTGGGAAACAGATTTATCGTTAAAGATAACCTGGCTTTCAGGTCGTTTTTCTACAGTAACGGGATATGAAAATAGCAAATGGATAGGCCGCAGGCTGGATGAGCTCTTTCCTTCTACAACCGGATTATTACAAGACTGTGTGAGGTTCAGGGAATTAACTGAACGCTTTGAATTTAAGAGCTGTCCTTATATTCATGCGCAACAATCTACGGCCTATTGCACGCTTCTGGCAAAGCTTTCTGCTCAGCCTGATGGAACGGTGGTCTTGCGAGGCGCGGCAACCGACGTTTCTCTGGAAGTTGAAGCAACTAAACGGGTGGAGTTCCTGTCACGTCATGATGAATTAACCGGTCTGCCGAACCGCTATCATATTAAGGAATTTCTGGCAGGCCAGTTGGCTAAAGAAGACCTTAACCATTATCCCTTTGCCATGATTTGCCTCGATTTAGACAAGTTTAAACCCGTCAATGATATTTTTGGGCACTCCACGGGGGATGCGCTGCTTGGCGAGGTCGCTCTACGTCTTAAAAATTGCGTTCGTCGAGGTGATTTTGTCGCACGGCAGGGAGGGGATGAATTTATGCTTCTTCTCGGCAATACCAGCCAAAAAGACCAGATTGATGAGGTGTGTCACCGCATCGTACAGGAACTCAACCGTCCTTTCTCCATTGAGGGTAATGATGTCGCAATAGGCGTAAGCATGGGGATTGCGCTGGCTCCCCTGGATAGCAGCAGCGCAAACGATCTTTTACGCTATGCCGATATTGCGCTTTACCAGGCTAAGCAATCCGGCAGAAACAGATGGGTCTATTATCGCCCGGATATGTCGGAAAAGTTAACTGAACGGAGAAAACTGGAACTCGAACTGAAAACCGCGATTCGCGAAGAGCAACTCTATCTGGTGTACCAGCCGCGTTATAACCTCCGATATTCTAAGATAGAGGCCGTCGAAGCGCTGGTACGTTGGCAGCACCCGCACCGAGGGACGATGATGCCCGATCAGTTCATCCCGCTGGCTGAAGAAACAGGTCTGATTATTAACCTCAGCAACTGGGTCATACGCAAAGCGTGTGCGGAGACAAAAGATAAATTGCCGGGGCTATCGGTATCCGTAAATATTTCCGCTATCGAATTCCAGGCAAGCGATCTTGCTGAAAGGATAAAAGAGATCCTGCACGAAACAGGGCTAGAACCTGACCGACTGGAAATAGAAGTGACGGAAAATGTCACGCTTTCCGATCCTGAAAAGACCTTGCAGACCATGAAGGCTCTCAAAAAAATGGGCGTCCGTATTTTGATTGACGATTTCGGTACCGGCTATGCCTCTCTGAGCTATCTCCGGAAGTTTCAGTTTGATGGACTCAAGCTCGACAAGAGTTTTATTTTTACCCTGGCCGATTCTCCACAGAACCAATCAGTCGTAGAAAAAATTATCGATCTGGGTAAGGCCTATTCAATGGCGGTCACTGCAGAAGGGGTGGAGACCACCGAACAGCTCTCTTTTCTTAAAAAAAATAGATGTGATGAAGTTCAGGGCTACTTGCTTGGAAAACCGGCTTCCATTACGGAATTAAATTTAAACGCAAACAGAATAGATCTTTAA
- the uspF gene encoding universal stress protein UspF encodes MYNSILVPIDISEDSLTHMVIPFVQAHTALNTAKVHFLTVIPSLPYYSSLGLAYSVEMPKMKEFQHAALAKLDEIVKQFKIPADKIQTHAVTGSPKDQILKLADTIGADLIIIASNKPDISTYLLGSNAAAVVRHAKCPVLVVR; translated from the coding sequence ATGTACAACTCAATTTTGGTTCCCATTGACATTTCCGAGGATAGCCTGACGCACATGGTTATCCCGTTCGTTCAGGCACACACCGCACTTAACACGGCCAAGGTTCACTTTCTTACTGTCATTCCATCGCTTCCCTATTATTCATCGTTAGGTTTGGCCTACTCCGTGGAAATGCCGAAGATGAAAGAATTCCAGCACGCTGCTTTAGCGAAACTGGATGAGATTGTTAAGCAATTCAAAATTCCTGCAGATAAGATACAGACTCACGCCGTGACGGGATCGCCTAAGGATCAAATCCTTAAGCTCGCTGACACAATCGGCGCCGACCTGATTATCATTGCCTCCAACAAACCTGACATATCGACGTATCTGTTGGGTTCGAACGCTGCGGCTGTGGTGCGGCATGCGAAATGCCCTGTGCTGGTCGTTAGATAG
- a CDS encoding MgtC family protein: protein MFPYISHLLAAMLLGAIIGAERQWRQRMAGLRTNALVATGAAVFILSSLSTSPDSPGRIAAQIVSGIGFLGAGVIMREGMNIRGLNTAATLWCSAGIGVLCGLGQFWNAGMASVIILCANILLREAAQRINQLPALHEGEKCYVLKITCDDEHEDAVRQSVVNMAKELTLSLKAIYCDTAQAEGKTEIRAEVMTREEYRKLLELIMGNIGGNKIMASVSCHAI, encoded by the coding sequence ATGTTCCCTTATATCTCTCATCTGCTCGCAGCGATGCTGCTGGGCGCAATTATTGGCGCGGAAAGACAGTGGCGCCAGCGTATGGCCGGGCTTCGTACCAATGCTCTGGTTGCAACGGGTGCGGCCGTGTTTATTTTAAGTTCCCTCTCGACGTCACCCGATAGCCCGGGGCGTATTGCAGCGCAGATTGTCTCCGGAATAGGCTTTCTTGGCGCTGGCGTTATTATGCGTGAGGGAATGAATATTCGCGGTCTTAATACCGCCGCGACGCTGTGGTGTTCGGCCGGAATTGGCGTGCTATGTGGATTAGGTCAATTCTGGAATGCCGGTATGGCCAGCGTGATTATTCTGTGCGCCAACATCCTGCTTCGCGAAGCTGCGCAGCGGATTAATCAACTGCCCGCGCTCCATGAAGGCGAAAAATGCTATGTCCTGAAAATCACCTGTGATGACGAGCATGAAGATGCGGTGCGGCAGAGTGTGGTCAACATGGCGAAAGAGTTGACGTTGAGTCTGAAAGCCATTTATTGCGATACGGCGCAAGCAGAAGGAAAAACTGAAATACGGGCCGAGGTAATGACCCGTGAGGAATACCGGAAATTACTCGAGCTAATTATGGGTAATATCGGCGGGAATAAAATTATGGCTTCCGTAAGCTGCCACGCAATATGA
- a CDS encoding MFS transporter: MSLRSLRALCLTSFFIADVRDGLGPFLGIFLTERHWAPDDIGILMTAGGLAGLLATLPAGFITDTSRSKRTVLALVCLLITLSTLLLWFSQQSAVVAVSQIVSGICAAFVGPLIAGITLGLTGQSGFSAQMGKNEAFNHGGNFVTALIAGGIAWYWGVGGIFLLMTCTTLLTLCALLAIRNGDIDNDAARGLSSSASLPVPGFAVLIKNRALLVTGLTLLLFHLANAALLPMLSMRVAAAPASINPGLYAAGTVIISQAVMIPVAIWVANRIDRYGYWRLIMLALLVMPVRAALAASTDAPLMMIPVQILDGLAAGILGVVVPSFIVVLLRGSGHVNAGQSVVMLMQGVGASMSPALTGTIAGHYSFATAFSVLSAIALAAVLLWWRVAHRSWETNAPGEA, from the coding sequence ATGTCTCTTCGTTCGCTGCGGGCATTGTGCCTGACAAGTTTTTTCATTGCGGATGTCCGCGATGGCCTCGGTCCTTTTCTCGGTATTTTTCTGACCGAACGCCACTGGGCTCCCGATGATATCGGCATTCTGATGACGGCCGGTGGGCTGGCGGGACTACTGGCCACGCTGCCGGCGGGATTCATCACCGACACCTCGCGCAGCAAGCGGACCGTGCTGGCGCTGGTGTGCCTGCTCATCACTCTTAGCACGCTCTTGCTCTGGTTTAGCCAGCAGAGCGCTGTTGTCGCCGTTTCGCAAATTGTCTCCGGTATCTGCGCGGCGTTTGTCGGTCCGCTGATCGCCGGAATTACCCTGGGGCTGACCGGCCAGAGCGGATTCAGCGCGCAGATGGGCAAAAATGAGGCGTTCAATCACGGCGGCAACTTTGTTACCGCACTGATTGCAGGGGGCATTGCCTGGTACTGGGGCGTCGGCGGAATTTTCCTGCTGATGACCTGTACCACGCTGTTAACGCTCTGCGCGCTGCTTGCCATTCGCAACGGGGATATCGACAACGACGCGGCGCGTGGGCTGTCCTCTTCCGCGAGCCTGCCGGTTCCCGGATTTGCCGTGCTGATAAAAAACCGGGCGCTGTTGGTGACCGGACTGACGCTGCTGCTCTTTCACCTGGCGAACGCCGCGCTGCTGCCGATGCTGAGCATGAGGGTGGCCGCCGCGCCCGCCTCGATCAACCCCGGTTTGTACGCGGCGGGCACCGTTATCATCTCCCAGGCCGTGATGATCCCCGTCGCCATCTGGGTCGCCAACCGAATAGACCGCTACGGCTACTGGCGCTTAATTATGCTGGCGCTACTGGTGATGCCGGTGCGCGCGGCGCTGGCGGCGTCGACGGATGCGCCGTTAATGATGATCCCGGTACAAATTCTCGACGGCCTGGCCGCCGGGATCCTGGGTGTCGTCGTACCGTCGTTTATTGTGGTGCTGCTGCGCGGAAGCGGGCACGTCAATGCCGGGCAGAGCGTGGTGATGTTGATGCAGGGAGTAGGGGCATCCATGAGTCCGGCATTAACCGGGACGATCGCCGGTCATTACTCGTTTGCGACGGCATTCAGTGTCCTGAGCGCGATTGCGCTGGCTGCCGTCCTGCTCTGGTGGCGCGTTGCGCACCGGAGCTGGGAAACAAACGCGCCGGGTGAGGCTTAG
- a CDS encoding 2-hydroxyacid dehydrogenase — translation MKLAVYSTKQYDKKYLQHVNEAYGFELEFFDFLLSEKTAKTAHGCEGVCIFVNDDGSRPVLEELKKQGVKYIALRCAGFNNVDLDAAKELGLKVVRVPAYSPEAVAEHAIGMMMSLNRRIHRAYQRTRDANFSLEGLTGFTMYGKTAGVIGTGKIGVAALRILKGFGMRLLAFDPYPSAAALDLGVEYVDLPTLFSQSDVISLHCPLTPENYHLLNQAAFDQMKDGVMIINTSRGGLVDSQAAIEALKTQKIGALGMDVYENERDLFFEDKSNDVIQDDVFRRLSACHNVLFTGHQAFLTAEALISISETTLGNLQQLEKGEACPNELA, via the coding sequence ATGAAACTCGCGGTATACAGCACAAAGCAGTACGACAAAAAGTATCTGCAACATGTTAACGAGGCTTACGGGTTTGAGCTTGAATTTTTCGACTTTCTGCTGTCCGAAAAAACCGCCAAAACGGCGCACGGCTGTGAAGGCGTCTGCATTTTCGTAAACGATGACGGCAGTCGCCCGGTGCTGGAAGAGTTGAAAAAACAGGGGGTGAAGTACATCGCCCTGCGCTGTGCGGGCTTCAACAATGTGGACCTCGACGCGGCAAAAGAGCTGGGTCTGAAGGTGGTGCGCGTTCCGGCGTACTCCCCGGAAGCGGTGGCTGAACATGCGATTGGCATGATGATGTCCCTCAACCGTCGTATTCACCGCGCTTATCAGCGCACCCGTGACGCCAACTTCTCGCTGGAAGGGCTGACCGGCTTTACCATGTACGGCAAAACCGCTGGCGTAATCGGCACCGGTAAAATTGGCGTGGCTGCCCTGCGCATTCTGAAAGGCTTTGGCATGCGTCTGCTGGCATTCGATCCGTACCCAAGCGCCGCAGCGCTGGATCTGGGCGTGGAGTACGTCGACCTGCCGACCCTGTTCTCGCAGTCCGACGTGATTTCCCTGCACTGTCCGCTGACGCCGGAAAACTATCACCTGCTTAACCAGGCGGCGTTTGACCAGATGAAGGATGGCGTGATGATCATCAACACCAGCCGCGGCGGGCTGGTTGATTCTCAGGCTGCTATCGAAGCCCTGAAGACCCAGAAGATTGGCGCGCTGGGGATGGACGTGTATGAGAACGAACGCGATCTGTTCTTTGAAGACAAGTCTAATGACGTCATCCAGGACGACGTGTTCCGTCGCCTCTCTGCCTGCCATAACGTGCTGTTTACCGGTCACCAGGCGTTTCTGACGGCCGAAGCGCTGATCAGCATTTCTGAAACCACGCTGGGGAACCTGCAGCAGCTGGAAAAGGGCGAAGCGTGCCCTAACGAGCTGGCTTAA
- a CDS encoding DUF4225 domain-containing protein gives MYNHNRDKSHFEEKVLEIENLAQRIATKHLLYGTAGMFFETQQLVAHLRREIESHCLTWSGGIQLLDEQIHHLKEQDDLLTFNKAKLFIVVEKNRTTTTTLALKQIGFVAGGAQVYGGASLCVGSLGLACAAYGAPMITHGLNNMYENGYYLLYREDRSGTLRDAYRYVAAKLGYGNNEADIVYGVVDISLSAYGAGRRVLAPREKSWSLFRNIESDYIRGWQEASKTAMALDLTSGSVTGWQMYQIAKEN, from the coding sequence ATGTACAACCATAATCGGGATAAAAGTCATTTCGAAGAGAAAGTCTTAGAGATTGAAAATCTTGCGCAGCGAATTGCCACAAAGCATTTGCTTTATGGTACCGCTGGTATGTTTTTTGAAACTCAACAACTTGTTGCTCACCTGAGAAGGGAGATCGAGTCGCATTGCTTGACCTGGTCAGGCGGGATTCAATTACTTGATGAACAGATACATCATCTTAAGGAACAGGATGATTTACTCACCTTCAATAAAGCTAAGTTATTTATTGTTGTTGAAAAAAACCGAACAACAACGACGACTTTAGCGCTTAAACAGATCGGTTTCGTTGCCGGTGGGGCGCAAGTGTATGGGGGCGCTAGTTTATGCGTCGGTTCGCTGGGTCTGGCCTGTGCTGCGTATGGTGCACCTATGATTACTCATGGGCTAAACAACATGTATGAAAATGGATACTATCTTCTTTATCGTGAAGATCGGTCTGGCACGCTAAGAGATGCTTATCGTTACGTAGCAGCGAAACTCGGCTATGGGAATAATGAAGCTGATATTGTCTATGGAGTAGTTGATATCTCTTTATCAGCCTATGGCGCGGGCAGGAGAGTACTGGCTCCCCGAGAAAAATCCTGGAGTCTGTTTCGCAACATTGAATCTGATTATATCAGAGGATGGCAAGAGGCTTCTAAAACAGCGATGGCTCTGGATTTAACCAGTGGAAGCGTCACAGGTTGGCAGATGTACCAGATAGCTAAAGAGAATTAA
- a CDS encoding YdbH family protein, which translates to MKGKYKAALALLLLFILLPLTLLMTLAQWVPTLAGIWLPVGTRIAFEESPKLTRRALVIPDLRYLVEDCEIARIDNVTLSHPSRWKLDIGALDLNTVCLSKIPQSAPSTVAPKTLAQWQAVLPNTWLTIHRLTLSPWQQWQGELQASLTPSSQEIAYKGEQVSIKGTLRGQTLSVSQFDVQLPDQPQPIKLVGEFTLPLVPDGVPVKGHAVATFNVPQLTSLVDADLDWEDNQGQLVVMARDNPDPLLDLPWKITAQQLNISDGRWNWDLSGMPLSGRVSLRADNWQQGLEKATLTGRLNVLTQGDAGKGNAVLNIGPGRLSMENSDMPLHLSGEAKQNDLILYAKLPAKLTGSLYEPQLAFEPGALLRSRGRIIDSLDIDEIRWPLAGVKLTRKGVDGRLQAILRAHENEMGDFELHLDGQANDFLPDNGLWQWRYWGKGGFTPMHARWDVAGKGEWRDNLIELTALSTGFDKLQYGTMEVSTPRLVLDRPVRWLRDAEKPTFSGALSLNAGQTRFSGGSVLPPSVLTFSVDGTDPTIFQFKGDLHADNIGPVQVNGRWDGVRLRGQAWWPKQSLTVFQPLIPPDWKMTLRGGELYAQVAFSAAADQGFEAGGHGVLKSGSAWMPDNQINGVDFVLPFRFSEGTWSLGTRGPVTLRIGEVVNLVTARNITADLQGDYPWTEDNPLLLTNVKVETLGGKITMQQLRMPQHDPALLRVDNISSSELISAVNPKQFAMSGPVSGALPFWLDNEKWIIKDGWLTNPGPMTLRIDKDTADAIVKDNMVAGAAINWLRYMEISRSWTRLNLDNLGELTMQATIKGTSRVDGKSSSVNLNYTHDENVFTLWRSLRFGDNLQTWFEQHAAIPGLRSSTGKESEE; encoded by the coding sequence ATGAAGGGTAAATACAAAGCCGCTCTTGCGCTTTTACTGCTGTTCATATTGTTGCCGCTGACGCTGCTGATGACGCTCGCTCAGTGGGTACCGACGCTCGCCGGGATCTGGCTTCCCGTCGGGACGCGCATCGCGTTCGAAGAGAGTCCGAAACTGACTCGCCGCGCGCTGGTGATCCCCGATCTTCGCTATCTGGTGGAAGACTGCGAAATTGCCCGCATCGATAACGTGACGCTGTCACACCCCAGCCGCTGGAAGCTGGATATCGGCGCGCTGGATCTTAACACCGTCTGCCTGAGCAAAATTCCCCAGTCGGCGCCCTCAACGGTCGCCCCCAAAACGCTGGCACAATGGCAGGCAGTGTTACCCAATACTTGGCTCACGATTCACCGTCTGACGCTGTCGCCCTGGCAGCAGTGGCAGGGCGAGCTGCAGGCGTCGCTAACCCCGTCCAGCCAGGAGATCGCCTATAAAGGTGAGCAGGTCAGCATTAAAGGCACGCTTCGCGGTCAGACGCTCTCGGTCAGCCAGTTCGATGTTCAGCTCCCGGATCAGCCGCAGCCGATTAAGCTGGTGGGCGAGTTTACCCTGCCGCTGGTGCCGGACGGCGTGCCGGTGAAAGGCCACGCGGTGGCGACCTTTAACGTGCCACAGTTAACGTCTCTGGTCGATGCCGATCTCGACTGGGAAGACAATCAGGGACAGCTGGTGGTGATGGCGAGAGACAACCCCGATCCGCTTCTCGACCTGCCGTGGAAGATCACGGCGCAACAGCTCAACATCAGCGACGGGCGCTGGAACTGGGATCTCTCGGGTATGCCGCTGAGCGGACGGGTGTCCCTTCGCGCCGACAACTGGCAGCAGGGGCTGGAGAAAGCCACCCTGACCGGACGACTGAACGTCTTGACGCAAGGCGATGCGGGTAAAGGCAACGCGGTACTGAATATTGGGCCCGGCAGGCTCAGCATGGAAAACAGCGACATGCCCCTGCACCTGAGCGGCGAGGCGAAGCAAAACGATCTCATTCTTTACGCCAAATTACCGGCAAAACTGACCGGCAGCCTGTATGAACCGCAGCTCGCCTTTGAGCCGGGCGCGCTGCTTCGCTCGCGCGGGCGCATCATTGACTCGCTCGATATCGATGAAATCCGCTGGCCGCTGGCGGGCGTGAAGCTCACCCGGAAGGGGGTGGACGGTCGTTTACAGGCGATTCTGCGCGCCCATGAAAACGAGATGGGCGATTTTGAACTCCACCTGGACGGTCAGGCCAACGACTTTTTACCCGATAACGGCCTGTGGCAGTGGCGCTACTGGGGCAAAGGTGGCTTTACGCCGATGCATGCCCGCTGGGATGTCGCCGGGAAAGGCGAGTGGCGCGACAACCTTATTGAGCTGACGGCGCTCTCCACCGGCTTTGACAAGCTTCAGTACGGCACGATGGAGGTCAGCACGCCGCGTCTGGTGCTTGATCGGCCTGTACGCTGGCTGCGCGATGCCGAAAAACCAACCTTCAGTGGGGCGTTGTCGCTCAACGCAGGGCAAACCCGTTTCTCCGGCGGCAGCGTGTTGCCGCCCTCGGTCCTGACCTTCAGCGTCGACGGCACCGACCCGACGATTTTTCAGTTTAAGGGTGACCTCCATGCGGACAACATCGGCCCGGTACAGGTGAACGGACGCTGGGATGGTGTGCGCCTTCGCGGGCAGGCCTGGTGGCCGAAACAGTCCCTCACCGTATTCCAGCCGCTTATTCCGCCGGACTGGAAAATGACGCTGCGCGGTGGGGAGCTTTATGCGCAGGTCGCCTTCTCGGCGGCGGCCGATCAGGGCTTTGAAGCGGGCGGGCATGGGGTGCTGAAATCCGGCAGCGCCTGGATGCCCGACAACCAGATTAACGGCGTCGATTTTGTGCTGCCGTTCCGCTTCAGCGAGGGCACCTGGTCTCTGGGCACGCGCGGTCCGGTCACGTTGCGCATCGGTGAAGTGGTTAACCTGGTGACCGCGCGCAACATTACCGCGGATTTACAGGGCGATTATCCCTGGACGGAGGACAATCCGCTGCTGCTCACCAACGTGAAGGTGGAAACCCTCGGCGGGAAGATCACCATGCAGCAGCTGCGAATGCCGCAGCACGATCCGGCCCTGCTGCGGGTGGACAATATCTCCTCGAGCGAGCTGATTAGCGCCGTCAATCCGAAACAGTTCGCCATGTCGGGGCCGGTCAGCGGGGCGCTGCCGTTCTGGCTGGACAACGAAAAATGGATCATTAAGGATGGCTGGCTGACCAACCCGGGGCCAATGACGCTGCGCATCGACAAAGATACGGCCGACGCCATCGTGAAAGACAATATGGTCGCGGGCGCCGCGATTAACTGGCTCCGCTACATGGAAATTTCGCGTTCGTGGACGAGACTCAATTTAGATAATCTGGGTGAATTAACCATGCAGGCGACCATCAAGGGGACCAGCCGGGTCGATGGCAAAAGCAGCTCCGTCAACCTGAACTATACCCATGACGAGAATGTCTTTACCCTCTGGCGCAGCCTGCGTTTTGGAGACAACCTGCAAACCTGGTTTGAGCAACACGCGGCGATACCCGGTCTCCGCAGTTCGACTGGCAAGGAAAGTGAGGAATAA
- a CDS encoding YnbE family lipoprotein codes for MKKMAGALTVAVAALLSGCTPRIEVAAPKEPITINMNVKIEHEIHIKVDKDVETLLKSRSDLF; via the coding sequence ATGAAAAAGATGGCTGGTGCGCTCACCGTTGCCGTTGCCGCGCTACTGTCCGGCTGTACGCCGCGCATTGAAGTCGCTGCGCCAAAGGAGCCGATTACCATCAACATGAATGTCAAAATCGAACATGAGATCCACATTAAGGTCGATAAAGACGTTGAAACCCTGCTGAAATCGCGCAGCGATCTGTTCTGA
- a CDS encoding YdbL family protein, protein MKRVALILLALGMNVQAATLTLNDARAQGRVGETLSGYLAPIQQDAETLALVNRINAARTESYQKLADSNNLPVDEVAKMAGQKLVARAQPGEYVKGINGKWLKK, encoded by the coding sequence ATGAAACGAGTAGCTCTGATTTTGCTGGCGCTGGGGATGAACGTACAGGCCGCTACGCTCACCCTCAACGATGCCCGGGCCCAGGGGCGCGTGGGGGAAACCCTCAGCGGTTATCTGGCCCCGATTCAACAGGATGCCGAAACGCTGGCGCTGGTCAATCGCATCAACGCGGCGCGCACGGAAAGCTACCAGAAGCTGGCTGACAGCAATAATTTGCCGGTCGATGAAGTGGCCAAAATGGCAGGGCAAAAACTGGTTGCTCGCGCCCAGCCGGGCGAGTATGTGAAGGGCATTAACGGAAAATGGCTGAAAAAATAG
- the feaR gene encoding transcriptional regulator FeaR gives MACASEQEQYQQWLAQINQVCGRFNAQPTGGRFYGELETSYARSLKLSTVTAGGVNLFRSREEIKQSNDAWFYTVFQLEGSAEIEQDDRRAVLRTGDITLIDASRPCSINWQEKSRQISLLVPRQIIEQQCRFQEISCATALSRTLPTVQLSHRLLMESMSNASLSDRESEAALEAMICLLRPAFQQREIIQPRKERQFQHVVALIDDHIQSESLRPEWIAAESGMSVRSLYRMFAEKGLVVAQYIKNRRLDRCAEVLRAAGDDEKLAGIGYSWGFTDHSHFSTAFKQRFGVSPGEYRKRYR, from the coding sequence ATGGCGTGTGCAAGCGAGCAGGAACAGTATCAGCAGTGGCTGGCGCAAATTAACCAGGTTTGCGGGCGTTTTAACGCGCAGCCCACCGGGGGCAGATTCTACGGCGAGCTGGAGACCAGCTATGCGCGCAGCCTGAAGCTCAGCACCGTCACCGCCGGTGGTGTCAACCTGTTCCGCTCCCGTGAGGAGATCAAACAGAGTAACGATGCCTGGTTCTATACCGTGTTTCAGCTCGAAGGCAGCGCGGAGATTGAGCAGGATGACCGTCGCGCGGTACTCAGAACCGGGGATATCACGCTGATTGACGCCTCACGCCCCTGCTCGATCAACTGGCAGGAAAAATCCCGCCAGATTTCGCTCCTGGTTCCCCGTCAGATTATTGAGCAGCAGTGCCGTTTTCAGGAGATAAGCTGCGCCACCGCCCTTTCCCGCACGCTGCCCACGGTGCAGCTAAGCCATCGCCTGTTGATGGAGAGCATGAGCAATGCCAGCCTGAGTGACCGGGAGAGTGAAGCGGCGCTCGAAGCGATGATTTGCCTGCTGCGCCCCGCTTTCCAGCAGCGCGAAATCATTCAGCCGCGTAAGGAGCGCCAGTTCCAGCATGTGGTGGCGCTGATTGACGACCATATTCAGTCTGAATCGCTGCGCCCGGAATGGATTGCCGCCGAAAGCGGTATGTCCGTGCGCAGCCTTTACCGTATGTTTGCCGAGAAGGGGCTGGTGGTTGCGCAGTACATTAAAAACCGCCGCCTGGATCGCTGCGCGGAGGTGCTGCGCGCAGCCGGTGATGACGAAAAGCTGGCGGGCATTGGCTACAGCTGGGGGTTCACCGACCATAGCCATTTTTCAACGGCGTTTAAGCAGCGCTTTGGCGTTTCGCCGGGTGAATACCGCAAGCGCTACCGCTAG